Proteins encoded in a region of the Aphis gossypii isolate Hap1 unplaced genomic scaffold, ASM2018417v2 Contig01009, whole genome shotgun sequence genome:
- the LOC126555690 gene encoding eukaryotic translation initiation factor 2A-like, which translates to MLAIPPLDTFTPQNKITSKGDTSQVIVNKEGPLYNAAWSPSSNEFCVIYGFMPSKATLYNLKCDAVMEFGTGTFNAVYYNPFGNILLLAGFGNVQGNAELWDINGKKKIKKMEIPDTTFLQWSPDGQHFVTATTAPRLKVSNGYKIWHYSGALLHEKPWGKDELYQVVWQNYPQGTFKTPNIVYKAVEGIASSQPIASKQVYRPPHARNTDFKPTSLHEDSSLETKNQSKAYLKMKKKREAKRQAKQSQDVDDLSNNKQSAVKTIEEPKDNEKLLRIKKIQSDLKSINRFKTLQSSGKELDNNQMARLKLENGLLAELKQLQL; encoded by the exons atgttAGCCATCCCACCTCttg ACACCTTTACtcctcaaaataaaataacttcaaaAGGAGACACTTCTCAGGTTATAGTga ATAAAGAAGGACCTTTATATAATGCTGCTTGGAGTCCATCTTCCAATGAATTCTGTgttatttatggttttatgcCATCAAAAgcaactttatataatttaaaatgtgatgCTGTAATGGAATTTGGAACTGGAACTTTTAATGCCGTTTACTACAATCCATTTGGGAATA TTCTTCTCTTGGCTGGGTTTGGTAATGTGCAAGGAAATGCTGAATTATGGGATATAAATGGAaagaaaaagattaaaaaaatggaaataccAGATACTACATTTCTTCAATGGTCTCCGGATGGTCAACATTTTGTAACAGCTACAACTGCACCACGACTTAAAGTAAGTAATGGCTACAAAATTTGGCACTATAGTGGTGCATTACTACATGAAAAACCTTGGGGAAAAGATGAATTGTATCAAGTTGTTTGGCAAAATTATCCTCAAGGTACTTTTAAAACACCCAACATAGTTTACAAAGCTGTTGAAGGTATTGCTTCTAGTCAACCAATtg catctAAACAAGTTTATCGACCACCACATGCTCGAAACACTGATTTTAAACCCACTAGCTTACATGAAGATTCGTCTCTAGAAACAA AAAACCAATCAaaagcatatttaaaaatgaaaaagaagCGTGAAGCTAAACGACAAGCAAAACAGTCGCAAGATGTAGACGatttaagcaataataaacaGAGTGCTGTTAAAACAATTGAGGAACCCAAAGATAACGAAAAACTATtaaggattaaaaaaattcaatct gatttaaaaagtatcaatcgttttaaaactttacaaTCGTCTGGTAAAGAATTGGATAATAACCAAATGGCAAGATTAAAACTGGAAAATGGTTTATTGGCTGAACTTAAACAATTACAgttgtaa